The genomic region CTGTAAATACCGTCAGTGAAGTCGCCGCCCTGGATCATAAAGTTCTTAACAACTCTATGAAATGTTGACCCTTTATAGCAAAGTTTTTTTCCTGTAGTTCTGCCCGTCCCTTTTTCACCTGAAAAGAACAAATTTTGAAATCAGCACTTGACAAAGCACATTGtgataaattattcaaatgatgtttaaaaaaatacattgctgTAAAGGTTAATTTACTTTATGGTAAAAGATAAAAAAGGGATCAGAGATTTTAATAAACACTTGAACACTGGGCTCACTGTTCAGATGGGCATCTTAGGTTACCCATTTCCATGCTTCCCTTTCACTAGTGCTGTGTAAAGGATACGGAACACCACTTCAAAAAACAGCTAAGAAACTAAAAGCCCACTTACAAATGGCTTCATTTTATTGCCAATGACACCTCAATGAAAAATATACACCCAGACAAACTATGACTGTGCTTGACCTCGCCTGCTCCGAGGATGGGGTGAAAAATTACTGATCTACAGATTATTTGTAGAATTACAGCCAAGTTAAGTAACATGCTGTACATGCTGTACCACTCAGGGACATCAAATATCAGAGGGGACCCCAGAGTCACTCTATCCATTTGTAGCTAGTTTCCTGGTGTCAGAATATATATGAGCACAAGTATTAATTGGTGGTCTGTACTTTCTCATGCTCCTGAGCACAACATTGAAGGAGATTTAATTATAATATGCAAAACTCAAACATTACTTACCAGTGCACAAGCAGAGAAAGTTTTTGCTTGTCTTGGGGCACACATCAGAAAAAAGTTGGAACACAATACGGCcaactgtgaaaaataaagcagGTATTCCTATTAAATACTAGTTTTCTAGAAACATATTGTTCAAcaaatatgtgaaataaaaaggaaaagtaaaacACACACTGACTGAGGAACTTAACCTAAATTGTTTAACAAGTTGATAGAGTCATATACATTTGTTATAAACTATACTACCATCATTATTACAATATATTGAGCTCTCAAATCATGCCgttaaagtagtagtagatttTCATAGGTAAATTACCTGGCTCCCGGTTGAGCTCTACGTCAAAGTAACACTGGGGTCCGTCTTTTACCCCCATTGTGACTCCGGGAGATCTAAAAAATGAGGAAAGAAGCAACACAGATAAGAATTGCAGAGAAGGAGCATGCTGTCCCCCTGTCTGTCACAAAATTCTAGGACAATAAATTACAGTGCAGTTGGAGGCGATTTGTGGAAGGACAAATGTAAAGGGGAGGGAACAAGGatggacagagtgagagaggaccATAACACATTTGCCAGATTTAATCATGCATCATTgtgaattatacattttataaatacttAGCTGGTCACAGCCAATGCACAGTAGTTGCATGATTACACAACGAATAATAAACATTCCATTTGCCAGACCAGTTAAGAGAGGTCAAATGTGTAATTGTATGCATGCCAATTTTACAAAATAGCAAACTGAAAGAAAGAAACGTGTGTTGATCGACCTTCCTTTCTAAATCTGCAACACATGAAACAAATCGTATGCTTCCAAAACATCCATGTTCCAAAATGGTTGAGCAGCTAAGCTGCTATGCTAATGGCTACGTAGCTAAAGTTGAGAGTACGATCATCCGACCTAAATACAACAAACAATTATCCTTTgtttattaatattaaatggAACGACTCACCTCTATAAACTAGCTAGCGACAAAACTAGCCAGTTGGTGGTGACCAAAAGGTGGcagttttagtaaaaaaaaaaaaagaaagaatgtaCGCAGTGCTACTACGAACCTAACCTGAATGTACAATTTTGTCCCTTCCGGCCACCGGTAGAGGATTTGTTGTGgtttgtagcagtagcagcaccAGGAAGTCTTGTGCTTTTGATAGTCTTTACCTTGTTTTTAAGGCTGtaactgaaatgtgattttacttCTAAGTTACATTACTGACGCGTATGCTCACAAATCTAAATAGCGATCAATTAACTTGGGTATCATAACCATGTTATTACGGCATGGGGATGCTACGAAGAAGCTAATTTAACAGGTGTCGAATAAACGCTAGAACAATGCTACCGAGGTAAGAAActgtgttttaatgctgtttttaaactcacagaTGATGCATTACGTCTGTAAGTCAAAGCTCTGCAGACACTTTAGTCTCCAGTCAGTAACAATATTACAGCATCCTCCTCTTGCTTATTATTTTGCAAGCATTCTTCCACTGAAGTACCATCACCTCACCAACCTCTGTTTGGACCTAAACCTATAACTCTTGGGTTGATTATACTGCTGTTTACAAACGCATGCTATGTTAATATCAAACAACATAATTGGTTATAGATGTTTATCTCTTCTTTCACTTCTGCAGGCACTGTGCTCTTCATGGAGCTTTTGGATAATGTCCATGATCCTGTTTGCCTTTGTGGTTCGAGTGAGGGATGGACTCCCTCTGTCGGCCTCTACTGACTTTGAACACAACCCAGAGCTGCAGGAGCGCAAACATCAGCTCCGCACCATCAGCAAGGCCCTGGACCGCTTTCCCGACAGAGGCACTGTCAAGGGCCAGCAGCTCCACATTTAGTGAGTATTATTCAATAGTGGCTCAAATCTCAACTGGTCTGCCCTCACTTAACACAGTTACATTTTTGCTGTGAAAGTCAGATGCTTTTTGACCAGGAGTCTGCAATGTCATCCCTAATCtgtatggattttaaacaaCAATATGATTAGAGGCTGAGTTTCTTGGTTAAACAAAACTTACAACTAGATCTTGACTAAGTATTTTTAATTAGACAACAGTAACTATAAAAATGCTgcattgtttttgtggttttgtttggatttatttaagattttctGAGGGATACACTCATCAAATTTGTGTGTGATTATGTGCCTCTAAGGTTGAGAGATTAGTATTGGTATATTTTGATAATGCCAACAAACAACCTGTTTCTAAGCAAGTGCCTGGCTGCTTTAGAGCTtgatgttaaatgttaaaatattatattgtaaaaacaatTTGACAAATGAGACTGCAATTAATGATTATTAGTGTCATGAGCATTCTTGTTGTACTATGTCTGGCCATTTGTTTTCTAAGCATTGTTGTTCCTTTCAGCTTCACCTCCTCTGATGGTGTATCCTACATGACCGTGTGTCACTGTAGCCTCCCTGTAGCTAAGGCCTTCTGCTTTCTAGAAGACTTGCGCTGGGAGTTCACGGCAGGTTTCAGCAGTGCCGTTGTTTCTCTGGCAGTCAGGCCGTATCCATTTTTAGAGTTtggtaagttaaaaaaaatgttttcttgtaATATTCATTTACAGCATACCCTTCTGTTTACACGTTTTTATTGTGGCCACATTGAAACAGACAGTACTATTCAGAGGCTAAAGCAGCAGTACAACCAGTGTGGTAGTCCTGCTCTGGAGGTGACATTGGCTGAAGTCCAAGATGATCTGAAAATCCACCCACCTCAGGTTATCACTTTTGAAGAGGTGGACCTAAGCAATGGCATTGCTAATGGGCATATAGAGCCTGCCTCTGGGTCTGGTAAGAActtttatcagaaaaaaaacaacccattgATATCCCATGTGTTGGAAATGTTTGTGTAAATTGAGGTTTGATTGCCATAGGACAAAACGTAAGACTTGAACCAGTAACAGCTCCTGGAGTCCTTTCTCTGGTCCTCAATATTGTGTGTGCATCTCTGAATTTGATCCGTGGAGTACATCTTTTTGAATATACACTCCAGGTGAGAATGATGTCAGGATCAAAGCTCTGGTACGAAGAATTTGTTTAATATGAATAATTGCTACACACAGGATGATAACGATAGTATTTGGAATGTTGTGGCATTTCTTCTAGCATTTATCAGCGGCATTTGTCAGGTAAATTTCATTCAATTTATCTATGAATTTaaatattggtttattttttcaaatccCTTGTATGACTTTCTATCGGCAGTGCCACCTGTACGTGTTCCATTCCTCTCTGAAGAAATTGAAATCTTTCACTCTGCTCAGTGTGATCGTCTTATGCAACTTGTATCTGCTCGGCCTGAGGAACATGTGGCAGCTGGCTTTCCACATCTCTGTCGCGTGCTTGTCCACTGTCCTCATTCTCTCACGCAAACTTCAAGACAAAATCAATGACTGTGGAGTGTGAGAGGGATGAGTGGTTTtccatttttggtgtttttatttcttctgtTAATTGGAGGTAAGATGCAAAGGGCTTTATTTGACATATTTCATgagcataacattttaaataactttacCATGCACTTTATATGTATGGTTTTAAACACTGTAAAAGAGATAcaagtaatctttttttttaaaaagataaaatgctCCAGGGGTGTACGTTTTAAATGAAACTTATTCTCTGCTGGAACTTTCCAAACCAAATGTGGGGTCTGCTTGGTACATTAAACTGCATCCTGCTATTTATACATGTCAGTTTGAAAATATTGTAGTTGATAAATACAACTATTTTGGGACTTAATTGCATTTTCACTGGAATTTGTTGAATggataactttttaaaaaacgaATTCTATAACTACATTTACAGTTCTGACATGTACACAAGTGACAGCTTTGTATGCAGCATGTTTTTGACCATTTAAAATCTAGTCTAATGTTTAAGACGccatataaacaaaaatagcaTTACAAAATTATCTGATTGAATGCACTGACTTATTTAAGTAATGTTAATGATACTATTTGAACATGGCTGCACTAGTATTTGTCTATGTTGGACCGATATTTTCGAATGTTGTCTGCTTAAGCTAAACAAAAGAAATATCTTTAGGATATCAGGGGtttttgtacttattttgaggttaatttgttttgtttttttaggtttgTTTGTTGAAGCATAGAGAAGGAGATGGATGCATTGGTAGAGCTGCTAATAGACTTAAATTTTAATAAGCTTGGGGttgtttataatattttttgtagaaAGCTTTTTAAGGCTGTAGTTGCACTATTAGATGGAAAAATaggaaacatttaaaatatcagcAAAAACCCGTCCACACTTTTCATGAAATTAATATGTTACAATATGTATTACTATATTCATGGAGAGAATGTCAATTGACTCAACACTGATTTTTACAAGCAATGTCCTTGGAAGACAAAATATTTTGACCAAATTAATATGAAATCGAAGTGTATGTACATGAAGAACAAGCTAAACTGAAGTGATCATGAAGGCTTGTAAATTATCTGAATCTGGGGTTTACATATTACCCGGTAACATTAATGGTTTAGCTACAGTCTGTTTAACAATTGTATTTAATGTAACATGCATTGTATCTGCCAAATACACTGTTTATACTTTCTATACTGAGGTAAATctgacatttcaataataaatCTAGTCTTTTCACAAaccaaatgtttaatgtttgtttttttattggctACATCGTCAAcaaattacacattacacataaaCTGGGACGTTACATAAAAGCATTTGTCCACCAGAGGGAGCTATACTTCATCTTATTTATATAAAGCTCATATGAAATTCAGTGTTGACTAAAGATTTGAAACTTATGTAAACGTATTAAATCTTCGCCATAATAAtgagagaattacagtaatcttGATAAAATAGAAGAGATAAAGAGACACAGCACTTTATCTAGTCTAAGTATAGCCTACTACGCTCTTTCCTTATACATGACCTGGAATTAATCCTGCTCCCATCAATAGAGCACGACTCCAGTGGAGAAGTGCTGACCGATTATAATGACCTTTTGTCAAACACCTGTCCACAGCTTTCAATAACTCCACACCTCATGTTCTGCTTAAACTCTGGGACATTTTATCCACCAAGCTACACAGAGGTAGATAAAATAGCCATACAAGTCTGCAGACTTGGTCAAGAtcattgaataaaaatgtaaaattatctACACAAAAAGGGGGAAACAAGGCATATATTgtgtggaaaaaacaaaacaattcagtAATTTATTAGATTAGAATAGAAGCCATTTCGCAATTTCTTTAATAGTTACATATTTTCATTCTACCACTTGTTCAGTCTGTGCCAGATATTACTTCAGCCATATTTATTTAGTGACTAAGCCATCCTGCTTCCAAAATATCCCTGATTATAGTCGCAGATTGAAAAAGTACGATTGAAAGACCCAATCTTTATAAGTGGTAAACAAGTCATTGCTCAAAATTACATTGaaagtatttttagtatttgGGAGGATATTTGAAGTATTGTTTGCCTCAGTTGAAGCAAGGTTAGTCCCAGCAGACAACCATCGTGCTATTGACGATTCAAATAGCCTATTTTGGGAACAGAATTGGGTTTctgtacaaactaataataaaacacataaaaccagtggtggaaggtaatgaagtaaaagtagtaaaacactgtacttaagtatacatttctgtactttactatactttttacttttacttcactacatctgagagcaggtatctgtacctTCTATTCCACAACATTTCTAAATGCgattgtaaagtaaaagtatttttattattgtctgagatctgctgaaaaggctgagggtttcaacatgttcataatttgagcaaacaaaaatatataaatgaaaacagccagaaaaaaacaacaacaatcgatccaattgtttctgttgaacaaatttcagcacaaatctgtatcaaaatcattacatccattcattctttttcttctgcttatcctgGGCGGGTGGTTCAGGCATCCAGAACAGACGCCCGAGCCTCTTCAGCTAGATCCTCTCAGAGTGAAGGAGCAGCGgttctactctgagctcctcccatgtaacTGAGCAGAGATCTTGTCCTTTCtgaccataggtgaaggtaggaacatagactgactggtaaatcgagaaaatctgcgtgaaatacttttaagtaGATTcttaaactggtactttaatacttttacttaaatagattttttaatgtgatacttttatttttacttgagtgtttttatgctccagtacttttactcaagtaacaaaattgagcagTTCTTCCAGCACTGCATAAAACTATCCTCCTCTTTTTGTGTAAagtctaaaataataatatatattttaaacctCCACACAATAACTACAGCAAAGGGAGAAGTGACAGCAGCTTTCCATTCACAGCAGGCTCTCATGTAGATCTTAGGTTCGCCTCCTCCACCTTAAGGCTATGGCAGATCTCATATGCTTATTATAGCATGTGGCAATAATTCACAATCCAAGGCTTTTGATGTTCAGCAGTGCACCCAATCTCGACAAAGCGGACAGATGATTTTCAGTGTGTGATATATGGTGATTTTTAAGATGGTTCAAGATCGTGACAACAATctcagaaaataagaaaaagataaCTCatagttttttggtttttttatttgaagggCATGTCTTATGTTAGTTACAGCTTCTAAGTAATGAATGTAATCCATTTTAACAGAccaataaagaaaataatgGAACAGTAAAGTTCCTTTGTTTGTGGGTTAATAGATATGAGCTTTTACCTCTGAACTAAAACTATCTATCttactgcagtctgatagtGTGTCAGCTCTGGCCTCACAGAAGACCAGACAACACAGGTGAGGTAAACAAACGTCAGGTAAGGGGAATGGGGAAGGGTGagcatattatgttattttaataggCTGGTTCAGTGTCATCTTCTTTCACCAACATCGAGAGGACCAAAGAGGACGGCAAAGATTAGCTCAGCTCAGGCAGCTGATCTTGTAGTCAGTTTAGTCAAGGGCTTttcttgttttcattttatatttggaaAGTACTCTTGGCACACAAACGTCATAGTTTTACTACTCAAATTCCAATATCTGAAGAAAAAAGATTCAGAATGTAGTGCTGAGTTTGAACATATCTGCTTTCCATGTCCAACCACAAAAGTCAATGAAATTGTAAACTAATGAAAACTTTGAGATTTTGTAGCATATGTGACGCGAGTTCTCCTGCCTCTCATATGCACTAAACGTGTTGAACGAGGGAAGAAGTCTCTTTGGCTGTCGTCTGTGTTTCCAGCAACAAAGCACTTGCAGGTTTCTCCACAGTAATTCAAACCACAGTTTATAACATATAAACATTACATGAATAACTGTACACATTAAACTATATTGTTTTGATTGTAGGTTCTGTTATTTTTCCAACATCTGATAGTTCATCAGGCTTAATTTCTAACATGTGTAGAATAAGGTTGTAAACGTTTTGAATTAATCTTGTTTTTGAAACAACTGGTTATTTCCAAATGAACTCCtcccaataaaaaaaattatgtatgtttgtgtaagtTTATGTATGCACTGGAGCATCCAGGGGCCTGCTGCCATTTGTGATAGAGgtcagatgatattttgtgggtTGTATTGTTCAGACACTGTACATTTCATGCCTATTGTATAGTTGACCAAAGTGAGATGTTTTCACTGGAAGCCTAAAGATAAGATagatttttgtacatttttgtagaTGTACATTTATGTATCAAGTTgtctgatcttttttttttgtatgtataacatggtaaaatgtCCTTAAGAAAATTAAGATTTAATGAACAGAGTCtaatttgttttgaatttaacTCTTCATAATAGTTCCAAGTTACTGtgaaaaaagttcaaaattaaGTCCTAAAAATTGTTAATGCTAATGCCTTTTTTCAGAGTGAATAATTAACCCCCAACGAGGGTGACTTTAAGACCTTCCTGACTGGTCCCAGATAGACGCCGAAAAAGAGTTAATGTGAAATCCCCGGGAGCTGATTTGACAATGCTGAATTTACGGCATAATTAGATCATTAATAATAATCCAACTGCTGGTGCTGGTGTTGGCCTGTTTACAAATATTGAGCTCTAAAGTTGCAGTACAATGCAGTCTGGACCTCTGCGTAGACATGAGTCATACTTTCCCTGATTGAATAATAGatgtgtgtcaaatgtgaaatcAGGCTTcctccttttaaataaatgtgtgaatgtattTCCTTCAGCCTGTTTACAGCGGGGAAATCAAAGAGCTGGGTTTGAAACACAAGTGCATGCCTCTAATGACTGATTAGTGCACATGCTGAGAAGAATAGCTCTGTACTGAAGTGTGGTGTGCATAAATCACTGCAGTACATACAATAGcatagacacaacaacaatgccCTATTAGAAACTGGAGGAAAAAATAACTGTTAGTCAAAGATGATGTCAAACTACAGGAGAAAGGTCTGTCTGGTAAAAGAGCCTGCTCAGTTGAACCCTGTACTTCAAAACTGATTGAAATCCCCTTAAGAATGTGCCCTTGGTACACTTGGTGGGTGGGCGTCCATACTGTTCTTTAACGTGAGAAGTGCATTTGAATCATGCTGTTATGTGCAAATATGGAGGTAAGAGTGTTAATCCAATATGTAATTCAGCATGAAATAATTAACATAATCCCAAAAGTAGAATAAGCATGAGTATGTATTTAATTCAGTAAcacttaactacatttttactagtcaataaatatataaataaataaataatttccttataaatacattcctAACCTTAAAGAGAGTGTATCATGCAGTATTGgctttttgaagctttctatGTTAtgatttcctcatcaaaaacatgcctgaagaggttttagatgtcatccatacatgtttgagtaatctaaatgatctctcccaggccataCTCTAAACCTCCTTGCGGTCAGGAGTATGAGCCTGTCTAATGCTCAAACCcataagcctacatcacccatgctcccgccgctgtgatagtgctctgaagggggggtgaGATAGCGCTGAGCtattaaatgtgttaatacaTTGATTTTGGAGACTttagaatatagcattttcaaaacaataaaatatgttctaaatatgttatgtgttcatGATTAATAGCCCACAGATGTGTAATGAATAaactaaacctgaatcattctttatAAACGATTTGTTCTTTATAAATTAagactttgtttgtttgtgctttattaaggctaagtaaggtgtagttattataaactgGTACCAAAACATTCAtccaggtgcactgtgtaacttttcagtacATCACCTGCTTATAAAGATGTTTTGGGAATCTTATGTGACTATGCAACTATCGCTAAGCTTTGAATACGTGTTTGGTGTGGCACTTGCTTGTCCTAacctttctttatttgtcacatGAATATTTAACCAGTATCATGAATAATAAAAGATGTGAGGGGCAAGACACCTGCCTCTGCATTTCACCCATCTCAAAATAATATCCTGTTGAATGGACGTCTTGTTTTATGAATTTTGACAgcattcaaaacatttatttaagtatttacacatctctctctctctctctctttctctctctctctctctctctctctctctctctatatatatatatatatatatatatatagagagagaga from Periophthalmus magnuspinnatus isolate fPerMag1 chromosome 20, fPerMag1.2.pri, whole genome shotgun sequence harbors:
- the sec22c gene encoding vesicle-trafficking protein SEC22c, whose product is MSMILFAFVVRVRDGLPLSASTDFEHNPELQERKHQLRTISKALDRFPDRGTVKGQQLHIYFTSSDGVSYMTVCHCSLPVAKAFCFLEDLRWEFTAGFSSAVVSLAVRPYPFLEFDSTIQRLKQQYNQCGSPALEVTLAEVQDDLKIHPPQVITFEEVDLSNGIANGHIEPASGSGQNVRLEPVTAPGVLSLVLNIVCASLNLIRGVHLFEYTLQDDNDSIWNVVAFLLAFISGICQCHLYVFHSSLKKLKSFTLLSVIVLCNLYLLGLRNMWQLAFHISVACLSTVLILSRKLQDKINDCGV